In the genome of Oceanispirochaeta sp., one region contains:
- a CDS encoding helix-turn-helix domain-containing protein, giving the protein MINVILVEDEEYLLREMALTTPWQDLGCTLLGEAQNGREGLELIEKIRPHLVITDIRMPGMDGLTMLREADRILGPDAPWAIILTGHSDFEYARQAMRLGVKDYLLKPIDDQKFHSLVSGIAEKVETGIQRQQTRKRQDMMKESRLSLFQEYGSPVKGDGKDEYIRLSVEYIRENFSRDISLLNTAEELGITQGYLSRLFKERTGYTFLEYLTFYRLRKALKLLQNRSLKVHEIAHQTGFADHGYFIQLFRRNMGITPGQYRNGGNQENHEH; this is encoded by the coding sequence GAGTATCTGCTTCGTGAAATGGCCCTGACCACTCCCTGGCAGGATTTGGGATGCACCCTCTTAGGGGAGGCTCAGAACGGCAGAGAAGGATTGGAACTGATAGAAAAAATACGTCCTCACCTTGTCATTACAGATATAAGAATGCCCGGTATGGATGGGTTGACCATGCTCCGGGAGGCAGACCGGATACTGGGACCCGACGCCCCCTGGGCGATTATCCTCACGGGTCATTCTGATTTTGAATACGCCAGGCAGGCCATGCGTCTGGGAGTGAAAGATTACCTTCTCAAGCCGATTGATGATCAAAAATTTCATAGCCTTGTATCCGGCATTGCGGAGAAGGTGGAAACAGGCATACAAAGACAGCAGACCAGGAAGAGACAGGATATGATGAAAGAGAGCCGGCTCTCTCTCTTTCAGGAGTATGGCTCCCCTGTGAAGGGGGATGGAAAGGATGAATATATACGTCTCTCTGTTGAGTACATAAGAGAAAATTTCAGCCGGGATATCTCACTCCTGAACACAGCGGAAGAACTGGGAATCACACAGGGATATCTATCCCGTCTATTCAAAGAGAGGACAGGCTATACCTTCCTGGAGTACCTGACATTTTACAGATTGAGAAAGGCCTTGAAACTCCTGCAGAACCGCTCCCTTAAAGTCCATGAAATAGCCCATCAGACAGGATTTGCCGATCATGGATATTTTATCCAGCTCTTCCGCCGGAATATGGGAATTACTCCGGGACAATATAGAAATGGCGGCAATCAGGAGAACCATGAACACTAG